Proteins encoded by one window of Channa argus isolate prfri chromosome 13, Channa argus male v1.0, whole genome shotgun sequence:
- the tbc1d25 gene encoding TBC1 domain family member 25 isoform X2 translates to MKCDGVLPVEFRSFAVDPQITSLEVLQHILIRAFDLNGKRNFGISYLSRDRNGVEMYLSLVSDWELDVAFVSAAKPYLQLKMDIKPSEDSPVMEEWDIISPKDVIGSEQLLADRTRSLASAALPFTQSLLSQVGRTLSRVQQAFSWSYGEEIKPFKPPLSDAEFHSYLNGQGQLTRPEELRLRIYHGGVEPSLRKVVWRYLLNVYPDGLSGQERMDYMKRKTREYDQLKREWTGRVTHEELEFIRGNVLKDVLRTDRAHPYYAGSEDSPHLTALTDLLTTFAITHPQISYCQGMSDIASPILAVMDNEAHAFICFCGIMKRLEGNFRPDGQLMSIKFQHLKLLLHYSDPEFYSYLVSRGADDLFFCYRWLLLELKREFAFDDALRMLEVTWSSLPPDPPETEVELLGPPLETDEGMVCTEKEKTVENCLEDDKDQKEKQRRRHMLRPSREEPDVSRNAIVEEKDWQNGAAKGSEANDSNIHQLSTDKADLQAHIFERQPSFGEFKYYTARNEDSFDMEDTEQPQEMMASNSVPGSARRQSTIDSEDDPGEKTPLIKNCENGLSPKTTPPLFPNGLPIWKTESSVSPTSSASPSSWPGDSPDSPPKSPPTTNGGEALPTSPVSKVLSSSAQVLSSTGSPTTSTVKTSVASPSHAQNRSLLSSPILSFGRGSSLSGSRSSSNNLPSPGNKSPSTTANTPSSSKAETTSIKPCSLPPPQEFGKGNPFMLFLCLSILLEHRDHIIKNSLDYNELAMHFDRLVRRHNLSRVLQRAKALFADYLQSEVWDSEEGDEVSSDSPTTATAAQHSPSSPTSARPIYSPLASPQSSSPNSTYNLATTIPSPTAEASPSPTS, encoded by the exons ATG AAATGTGATGGGGTGCTTCCTGTGGAGTTTCGCTCCTTTGCCGTTGATCCTCAGATAACATCACTGGAAGTCCTGCAACACATACTTATCAGAGCCTTTGACTTGAATGG GAAGCGGAATTTCGGGATAAGTTACCTGTCTCGAGATCGGAATGGTGTTGAAATGTACCTGTCCCTGGTGTCTGACTGGGAATTGGACGTTGCATTTGTCAGTGCTGCCAAACCTTATCTGCAGCTCAAGATGGACATAAAACCCTCAGAAGACA GTCCTGTTATGGAAGAGTGGGACATCATAAGCCCTAAAGACGTGATTGGCTCTGAGCAGCTCCTTGCAGACAGGACTAGATCCTTGGCATCTGCTGCTCTTCCCTTCACACAGTCTCTACTGTCCCAG GTGGGCCGAACCTTGTCCAGAGTCCAGCAAGCCTTCAGCTGGTCTTATGGGGAGGAAATCAAGCCTTTTAAGCCTCCTCTGAGTGATGCTGAGTTTCACAGTTACCTTAACGGACAAGGCCAGTTGACACGCCCTGAGGAACTCCGACTGCGGATCTACCATGGTGGTGTGGAGCCTTCACTCCGCAAG GTTGTTTGGCGGTACCTCCTGAATGTTTACCCTGATGGACTGAGTGGACAGGAAAGAATGGACTACATGAAGAGGAAGACAAGGGAATATGACCAACTAAAGAGAGAGTGGACAGGGCGGGTCACTCATGAGGAACTTGAATTTATTCGTGGAAATGTTCTCAAGGACGTCCTGAGGACCGATCGAGCTCATCCGTACTATGCAGGCTCAGAAGACAGTCCACATTTGACTGCCCTCACAGATCTGCTCACCACATTTGCCATCACACATCCACAG ATATCATACTGTCAAGGCATGAGCGATATTGCCTCCCCTATACTTGCTGTAATGGACAATGAGGCGCATGCCTTCATTTGCTTTTGTGGCATTATGAAACGTTTGGAGGGGAACTTCCGGCCAGATGGGCAGCTCATGTCTATTAAGTTCCAGCATCTGAAACTGCTTCTCCACTACTCTGATCCTGAGTTTTACTCTTACCTGGTGTCCAGAGGAGCTGACGACCTCTTCTTCTGTTACCGTTGGCTGCTTCTGGAGCTCAAGCGAGAGTTTGCGTTTGACGATGCTTTAAGGATGCTAGAGGTTACTTGGAGCTCGCTGCCCCCAGATCCCCCTGAAACTGAAGTGGAGCTTCTGGGACCACCACTGGAGACCGATGAAGGTATGGTCTgcacagaaaaggaaaagacgGTTGAGAACTGCCTCGAAGACGATAAAGATCAAAAAGAGAAGCAGCGAAGGCGACACATGCTGAGGCCTTCAAGAGAAGAACCAGATGTGAGCAGGAATGCTATCGTAGAAGAAAAAGATTGGCAAAATGGGGCTGCTAAGGGAAGTGAGGCCAATGATTCTAATATTCATCAACTAAGCACAGACAAGGCAGATTTGCAGGCTCACATTTTTGAGAGACAACCTAGTTTTGGGGAATTTAAATACTACACTGCCCGAAATGAAGACAGCTTTGATATGGAGGACACTGAGCAGCCCCAAGAAATGATGGCATCAAATTCAGTACCTGGCTCTGCAAGGCGTCAGTCTACAATTGACAGTGAGGATGACCCAGGAGAGAAAACCCCTCTtataaaaaactgtgaaaatggtTTATCTCCAAAGACAACGCCCCCTCTCTTTCCTAACGGGCTACCAATCTGGAAAACGGAATCTTCTGTTTCTCCCACATCTTCAGCCTCACCCTCCAGCTGGCCAGGTGATTCTCCAGACTCTCCTCCTAAATCCCCACCCACAACCAACGGAGGAGAGGCCTTACCAACTTCGCCTGTCTCGAAAGTGTTGTCCTCCTCTGCCCAAGTGCTCAGCAGTACAGGCTCACCCACAACCTCCACTGTAAAAACATCTGTTGCATCTCCCTCCCATGCCCAGAATCGATCCCTACTCTCCTCACCCATTTTGTCCTTTGGAAGAGGCTCGTCGCTGTCTGGCAGCAGGTCGTCCTCCAACAATCTCCCTTCACCCGGCAACAAGTCTCCCAGCACCACAGCTAACACGCCCAGTTCTTCAAAAGCCGAGACCACCAGCATTAAGCCGTGTTCCCTGCCGCCACCTCAAGAGTTCGGCAAAGGCAATCCATTCATGCTGTTCCTGTGCCTGTCCATCCTGCTGGAACACCGAGACCACATCATTAAGAACAGCTTGGATTACAATGAGCTGGCTATGCACTTTGATCGCCTCGTGCGGCGGCACAACCTAAGCAGGGTGCTGCAGCGGGCCAAGGCCTTATTTGCAGACTACTTGCAGAGTGAAGTGTGGGACTCTGAAGAAGGGGATGAGGTTAGTTCGGACTCCCCAACGACGGCAACCGCAGCTCAGCACTCCCCTTCTTCACCCACCTCAGCCAGGCCCATTTACAGCCCTTTAGCTTCACCTCAGTCATCTTCTCCGAACTCAACCTATAATCTCGCAACCACCATTCCCTCCCCAACAGCTGAAGCGTCCCCTTCACCCACTTCTTGA
- the ndufb11 gene encoding NADH dehydrogenase [ubiquinone] 1 beta subcomplex subunit 11, mitochondrial: protein MLTRLSRFGPVLPRLLCNPPARFVSQSKATGAAGSAAVTELHPAAETAGHAEVSPYVKNPDYHGFSSDPVVDEWNMRLGFFFGISVALVIGGTFIHYLPDHGMRQWARREAEHLIKQREMEGLPLIDENYYDPNKIVLPTAEEN from the exons ATGTTGACCCGACTTTCACGGTTCGGGCCCGTGTTGCCCCGGTTGCTCTGCAATCCACCGGCTCGGTTCGTGTCTCAGTCTAAGGCGACCGGTGCCGCAGGTTCGGCCGCTGTGACCGAGCTGCACCCTGCAGCTGAGACGGCTGGACACGCCGAGGTCAGCCCGTATGTCAAG AATCCAGATTACCATGGCTTCTCCAGCGATCCTGTGGTGGATGAGTGGAACATGAGACTGGGCTTCTTCTTTGGCATCTCGGTGGCTCTTGTTATCGGTGGAACATTTATCCACTATTTACCAGACCATGG GATGCGGCAGTGGGCAAGACGGGAGGCAGAGCATTTGATCaagcagagagagatggagggtcTTCCCCTCATAGATGAGAACTACTACGACCCAAACAAGATTGTTCTGCCCACGGCTGAAGAGAATTAG
- the tbc1d25 gene encoding TBC1 domain family member 25 isoform X1 translates to MAGEEERGVVRVKVKKCDGVLPVEFRSFAVDPQITSLEVLQHILIRAFDLNGKRNFGISYLSRDRNGVEMYLSLVSDWELDVAFVSAAKPYLQLKMDIKPSEDSPVMEEWDIISPKDVIGSEQLLADRTRSLASAALPFTQSLLSQVGRTLSRVQQAFSWSYGEEIKPFKPPLSDAEFHSYLNGQGQLTRPEELRLRIYHGGVEPSLRKVVWRYLLNVYPDGLSGQERMDYMKRKTREYDQLKREWTGRVTHEELEFIRGNVLKDVLRTDRAHPYYAGSEDSPHLTALTDLLTTFAITHPQISYCQGMSDIASPILAVMDNEAHAFICFCGIMKRLEGNFRPDGQLMSIKFQHLKLLLHYSDPEFYSYLVSRGADDLFFCYRWLLLELKREFAFDDALRMLEVTWSSLPPDPPETEVELLGPPLETDEGMVCTEKEKTVENCLEDDKDQKEKQRRRHMLRPSREEPDVSRNAIVEEKDWQNGAAKGSEANDSNIHQLSTDKADLQAHIFERQPSFGEFKYYTARNEDSFDMEDTEQPQEMMASNSVPGSARRQSTIDSEDDPGEKTPLIKNCENGLSPKTTPPLFPNGLPIWKTESSVSPTSSASPSSWPGDSPDSPPKSPPTTNGGEALPTSPVSKVLSSSAQVLSSTGSPTTSTVKTSVASPSHAQNRSLLSSPILSFGRGSSLSGSRSSSNNLPSPGNKSPSTTANTPSSSKAETTSIKPCSLPPPQEFGKGNPFMLFLCLSILLEHRDHIIKNSLDYNELAMHFDRLVRRHNLSRVLQRAKALFADYLQSEVWDSEEGDEVSSDSPTTATAAQHSPSSPTSARPIYSPLASPQSSSPNSTYNLATTIPSPTAEASPSPTS, encoded by the exons ATGGccggggaggaggagaggggggtGGTTCGTGTCAAAGTCAAG AAATGTGATGGGGTGCTTCCTGTGGAGTTTCGCTCCTTTGCCGTTGATCCTCAGATAACATCACTGGAAGTCCTGCAACACATACTTATCAGAGCCTTTGACTTGAATGG GAAGCGGAATTTCGGGATAAGTTACCTGTCTCGAGATCGGAATGGTGTTGAAATGTACCTGTCCCTGGTGTCTGACTGGGAATTGGACGTTGCATTTGTCAGTGCTGCCAAACCTTATCTGCAGCTCAAGATGGACATAAAACCCTCAGAAGACA GTCCTGTTATGGAAGAGTGGGACATCATAAGCCCTAAAGACGTGATTGGCTCTGAGCAGCTCCTTGCAGACAGGACTAGATCCTTGGCATCTGCTGCTCTTCCCTTCACACAGTCTCTACTGTCCCAG GTGGGCCGAACCTTGTCCAGAGTCCAGCAAGCCTTCAGCTGGTCTTATGGGGAGGAAATCAAGCCTTTTAAGCCTCCTCTGAGTGATGCTGAGTTTCACAGTTACCTTAACGGACAAGGCCAGTTGACACGCCCTGAGGAACTCCGACTGCGGATCTACCATGGTGGTGTGGAGCCTTCACTCCGCAAG GTTGTTTGGCGGTACCTCCTGAATGTTTACCCTGATGGACTGAGTGGACAGGAAAGAATGGACTACATGAAGAGGAAGACAAGGGAATATGACCAACTAAAGAGAGAGTGGACAGGGCGGGTCACTCATGAGGAACTTGAATTTATTCGTGGAAATGTTCTCAAGGACGTCCTGAGGACCGATCGAGCTCATCCGTACTATGCAGGCTCAGAAGACAGTCCACATTTGACTGCCCTCACAGATCTGCTCACCACATTTGCCATCACACATCCACAG ATATCATACTGTCAAGGCATGAGCGATATTGCCTCCCCTATACTTGCTGTAATGGACAATGAGGCGCATGCCTTCATTTGCTTTTGTGGCATTATGAAACGTTTGGAGGGGAACTTCCGGCCAGATGGGCAGCTCATGTCTATTAAGTTCCAGCATCTGAAACTGCTTCTCCACTACTCTGATCCTGAGTTTTACTCTTACCTGGTGTCCAGAGGAGCTGACGACCTCTTCTTCTGTTACCGTTGGCTGCTTCTGGAGCTCAAGCGAGAGTTTGCGTTTGACGATGCTTTAAGGATGCTAGAGGTTACTTGGAGCTCGCTGCCCCCAGATCCCCCTGAAACTGAAGTGGAGCTTCTGGGACCACCACTGGAGACCGATGAAGGTATGGTCTgcacagaaaaggaaaagacgGTTGAGAACTGCCTCGAAGACGATAAAGATCAAAAAGAGAAGCAGCGAAGGCGACACATGCTGAGGCCTTCAAGAGAAGAACCAGATGTGAGCAGGAATGCTATCGTAGAAGAAAAAGATTGGCAAAATGGGGCTGCTAAGGGAAGTGAGGCCAATGATTCTAATATTCATCAACTAAGCACAGACAAGGCAGATTTGCAGGCTCACATTTTTGAGAGACAACCTAGTTTTGGGGAATTTAAATACTACACTGCCCGAAATGAAGACAGCTTTGATATGGAGGACACTGAGCAGCCCCAAGAAATGATGGCATCAAATTCAGTACCTGGCTCTGCAAGGCGTCAGTCTACAATTGACAGTGAGGATGACCCAGGAGAGAAAACCCCTCTtataaaaaactgtgaaaatggtTTATCTCCAAAGACAACGCCCCCTCTCTTTCCTAACGGGCTACCAATCTGGAAAACGGAATCTTCTGTTTCTCCCACATCTTCAGCCTCACCCTCCAGCTGGCCAGGTGATTCTCCAGACTCTCCTCCTAAATCCCCACCCACAACCAACGGAGGAGAGGCCTTACCAACTTCGCCTGTCTCGAAAGTGTTGTCCTCCTCTGCCCAAGTGCTCAGCAGTACAGGCTCACCCACAACCTCCACTGTAAAAACATCTGTTGCATCTCCCTCCCATGCCCAGAATCGATCCCTACTCTCCTCACCCATTTTGTCCTTTGGAAGAGGCTCGTCGCTGTCTGGCAGCAGGTCGTCCTCCAACAATCTCCCTTCACCCGGCAACAAGTCTCCCAGCACCACAGCTAACACGCCCAGTTCTTCAAAAGCCGAGACCACCAGCATTAAGCCGTGTTCCCTGCCGCCACCTCAAGAGTTCGGCAAAGGCAATCCATTCATGCTGTTCCTGTGCCTGTCCATCCTGCTGGAACACCGAGACCACATCATTAAGAACAGCTTGGATTACAATGAGCTGGCTATGCACTTTGATCGCCTCGTGCGGCGGCACAACCTAAGCAGGGTGCTGCAGCGGGCCAAGGCCTTATTTGCAGACTACTTGCAGAGTGAAGTGTGGGACTCTGAAGAAGGGGATGAGGTTAGTTCGGACTCCCCAACGACGGCAACCGCAGCTCAGCACTCCCCTTCTTCACCCACCTCAGCCAGGCCCATTTACAGCCCTTTAGCTTCACCTCAGTCATCTTCTCCGAACTCAACCTATAATCTCGCAACCACCATTCCCTCCCCAACAGCTGAAGCGTCCCCTTCACCCACTTCTTGA
- the tbc1d25 gene encoding TBC1 domain family member 25 isoform X3: MYLSLVSDWELDVAFVSAAKPYLQLKMDIKPSEDSPVMEEWDIISPKDVIGSEQLLADRTRSLASAALPFTQSLLSQVGRTLSRVQQAFSWSYGEEIKPFKPPLSDAEFHSYLNGQGQLTRPEELRLRIYHGGVEPSLRKVVWRYLLNVYPDGLSGQERMDYMKRKTREYDQLKREWTGRVTHEELEFIRGNVLKDVLRTDRAHPYYAGSEDSPHLTALTDLLTTFAITHPQISYCQGMSDIASPILAVMDNEAHAFICFCGIMKRLEGNFRPDGQLMSIKFQHLKLLLHYSDPEFYSYLVSRGADDLFFCYRWLLLELKREFAFDDALRMLEVTWSSLPPDPPETEVELLGPPLETDEGMVCTEKEKTVENCLEDDKDQKEKQRRRHMLRPSREEPDVSRNAIVEEKDWQNGAAKGSEANDSNIHQLSTDKADLQAHIFERQPSFGEFKYYTARNEDSFDMEDTEQPQEMMASNSVPGSARRQSTIDSEDDPGEKTPLIKNCENGLSPKTTPPLFPNGLPIWKTESSVSPTSSASPSSWPGDSPDSPPKSPPTTNGGEALPTSPVSKVLSSSAQVLSSTGSPTTSTVKTSVASPSHAQNRSLLSSPILSFGRGSSLSGSRSSSNNLPSPGNKSPSTTANTPSSSKAETTSIKPCSLPPPQEFGKGNPFMLFLCLSILLEHRDHIIKNSLDYNELAMHFDRLVRRHNLSRVLQRAKALFADYLQSEVWDSEEGDEVSSDSPTTATAAQHSPSSPTSARPIYSPLASPQSSSPNSTYNLATTIPSPTAEASPSPTS; this comes from the exons ATGTACCTGTCCCTGGTGTCTGACTGGGAATTGGACGTTGCATTTGTCAGTGCTGCCAAACCTTATCTGCAGCTCAAGATGGACATAAAACCCTCAGAAGACA GTCCTGTTATGGAAGAGTGGGACATCATAAGCCCTAAAGACGTGATTGGCTCTGAGCAGCTCCTTGCAGACAGGACTAGATCCTTGGCATCTGCTGCTCTTCCCTTCACACAGTCTCTACTGTCCCAG GTGGGCCGAACCTTGTCCAGAGTCCAGCAAGCCTTCAGCTGGTCTTATGGGGAGGAAATCAAGCCTTTTAAGCCTCCTCTGAGTGATGCTGAGTTTCACAGTTACCTTAACGGACAAGGCCAGTTGACACGCCCTGAGGAACTCCGACTGCGGATCTACCATGGTGGTGTGGAGCCTTCACTCCGCAAG GTTGTTTGGCGGTACCTCCTGAATGTTTACCCTGATGGACTGAGTGGACAGGAAAGAATGGACTACATGAAGAGGAAGACAAGGGAATATGACCAACTAAAGAGAGAGTGGACAGGGCGGGTCACTCATGAGGAACTTGAATTTATTCGTGGAAATGTTCTCAAGGACGTCCTGAGGACCGATCGAGCTCATCCGTACTATGCAGGCTCAGAAGACAGTCCACATTTGACTGCCCTCACAGATCTGCTCACCACATTTGCCATCACACATCCACAG ATATCATACTGTCAAGGCATGAGCGATATTGCCTCCCCTATACTTGCTGTAATGGACAATGAGGCGCATGCCTTCATTTGCTTTTGTGGCATTATGAAACGTTTGGAGGGGAACTTCCGGCCAGATGGGCAGCTCATGTCTATTAAGTTCCAGCATCTGAAACTGCTTCTCCACTACTCTGATCCTGAGTTTTACTCTTACCTGGTGTCCAGAGGAGCTGACGACCTCTTCTTCTGTTACCGTTGGCTGCTTCTGGAGCTCAAGCGAGAGTTTGCGTTTGACGATGCTTTAAGGATGCTAGAGGTTACTTGGAGCTCGCTGCCCCCAGATCCCCCTGAAACTGAAGTGGAGCTTCTGGGACCACCACTGGAGACCGATGAAGGTATGGTCTgcacagaaaaggaaaagacgGTTGAGAACTGCCTCGAAGACGATAAAGATCAAAAAGAGAAGCAGCGAAGGCGACACATGCTGAGGCCTTCAAGAGAAGAACCAGATGTGAGCAGGAATGCTATCGTAGAAGAAAAAGATTGGCAAAATGGGGCTGCTAAGGGAAGTGAGGCCAATGATTCTAATATTCATCAACTAAGCACAGACAAGGCAGATTTGCAGGCTCACATTTTTGAGAGACAACCTAGTTTTGGGGAATTTAAATACTACACTGCCCGAAATGAAGACAGCTTTGATATGGAGGACACTGAGCAGCCCCAAGAAATGATGGCATCAAATTCAGTACCTGGCTCTGCAAGGCGTCAGTCTACAATTGACAGTGAGGATGACCCAGGAGAGAAAACCCCTCTtataaaaaactgtgaaaatggtTTATCTCCAAAGACAACGCCCCCTCTCTTTCCTAACGGGCTACCAATCTGGAAAACGGAATCTTCTGTTTCTCCCACATCTTCAGCCTCACCCTCCAGCTGGCCAGGTGATTCTCCAGACTCTCCTCCTAAATCCCCACCCACAACCAACGGAGGAGAGGCCTTACCAACTTCGCCTGTCTCGAAAGTGTTGTCCTCCTCTGCCCAAGTGCTCAGCAGTACAGGCTCACCCACAACCTCCACTGTAAAAACATCTGTTGCATCTCCCTCCCATGCCCAGAATCGATCCCTACTCTCCTCACCCATTTTGTCCTTTGGAAGAGGCTCGTCGCTGTCTGGCAGCAGGTCGTCCTCCAACAATCTCCCTTCACCCGGCAACAAGTCTCCCAGCACCACAGCTAACACGCCCAGTTCTTCAAAAGCCGAGACCACCAGCATTAAGCCGTGTTCCCTGCCGCCACCTCAAGAGTTCGGCAAAGGCAATCCATTCATGCTGTTCCTGTGCCTGTCCATCCTGCTGGAACACCGAGACCACATCATTAAGAACAGCTTGGATTACAATGAGCTGGCTATGCACTTTGATCGCCTCGTGCGGCGGCACAACCTAAGCAGGGTGCTGCAGCGGGCCAAGGCCTTATTTGCAGACTACTTGCAGAGTGAAGTGTGGGACTCTGAAGAAGGGGATGAGGTTAGTTCGGACTCCCCAACGACGGCAACCGCAGCTCAGCACTCCCCTTCTTCACCCACCTCAGCCAGGCCCATTTACAGCCCTTTAGCTTCACCTCAGTCATCTTCTCCGAACTCAACCTATAATCTCGCAACCACCATTCCCTCCCCAACAGCTGAAGCGTCCCCTTCACCCACTTCTTGA
- the tbc1d25 gene encoding TBC1 domain family member 25 isoform X4, translating to MSSGDIFQLQVERYFDIGPVMEEWDIISPKDVIGSEQLLADRTRSLASAALPFTQSLLSQVGRTLSRVQQAFSWSYGEEIKPFKPPLSDAEFHSYLNGQGQLTRPEELRLRIYHGGVEPSLRKVVWRYLLNVYPDGLSGQERMDYMKRKTREYDQLKREWTGRVTHEELEFIRGNVLKDVLRTDRAHPYYAGSEDSPHLTALTDLLTTFAITHPQISYCQGMSDIASPILAVMDNEAHAFICFCGIMKRLEGNFRPDGQLMSIKFQHLKLLLHYSDPEFYSYLVSRGADDLFFCYRWLLLELKREFAFDDALRMLEVTWSSLPPDPPETEVELLGPPLETDEGMVCTEKEKTVENCLEDDKDQKEKQRRRHMLRPSREEPDVSRNAIVEEKDWQNGAAKGSEANDSNIHQLSTDKADLQAHIFERQPSFGEFKYYTARNEDSFDMEDTEQPQEMMASNSVPGSARRQSTIDSEDDPGEKTPLIKNCENGLSPKTTPPLFPNGLPIWKTESSVSPTSSASPSSWPGDSPDSPPKSPPTTNGGEALPTSPVSKVLSSSAQVLSSTGSPTTSTVKTSVASPSHAQNRSLLSSPILSFGRGSSLSGSRSSSNNLPSPGNKSPSTTANTPSSSKAETTSIKPCSLPPPQEFGKGNPFMLFLCLSILLEHRDHIIKNSLDYNELAMHFDRLVRRHNLSRVLQRAKALFADYLQSEVWDSEEGDEVSSDSPTTATAAQHSPSSPTSARPIYSPLASPQSSSPNSTYNLATTIPSPTAEASPSPTS from the exons atgtcatctggagacatATTTCAGCTgcaagtagagagatattttgatatag GTCCTGTTATGGAAGAGTGGGACATCATAAGCCCTAAAGACGTGATTGGCTCTGAGCAGCTCCTTGCAGACAGGACTAGATCCTTGGCATCTGCTGCTCTTCCCTTCACACAGTCTCTACTGTCCCAG GTGGGCCGAACCTTGTCCAGAGTCCAGCAAGCCTTCAGCTGGTCTTATGGGGAGGAAATCAAGCCTTTTAAGCCTCCTCTGAGTGATGCTGAGTTTCACAGTTACCTTAACGGACAAGGCCAGTTGACACGCCCTGAGGAACTCCGACTGCGGATCTACCATGGTGGTGTGGAGCCTTCACTCCGCAAG GTTGTTTGGCGGTACCTCCTGAATGTTTACCCTGATGGACTGAGTGGACAGGAAAGAATGGACTACATGAAGAGGAAGACAAGGGAATATGACCAACTAAAGAGAGAGTGGACAGGGCGGGTCACTCATGAGGAACTTGAATTTATTCGTGGAAATGTTCTCAAGGACGTCCTGAGGACCGATCGAGCTCATCCGTACTATGCAGGCTCAGAAGACAGTCCACATTTGACTGCCCTCACAGATCTGCTCACCACATTTGCCATCACACATCCACAG ATATCATACTGTCAAGGCATGAGCGATATTGCCTCCCCTATACTTGCTGTAATGGACAATGAGGCGCATGCCTTCATTTGCTTTTGTGGCATTATGAAACGTTTGGAGGGGAACTTCCGGCCAGATGGGCAGCTCATGTCTATTAAGTTCCAGCATCTGAAACTGCTTCTCCACTACTCTGATCCTGAGTTTTACTCTTACCTGGTGTCCAGAGGAGCTGACGACCTCTTCTTCTGTTACCGTTGGCTGCTTCTGGAGCTCAAGCGAGAGTTTGCGTTTGACGATGCTTTAAGGATGCTAGAGGTTACTTGGAGCTCGCTGCCCCCAGATCCCCCTGAAACTGAAGTGGAGCTTCTGGGACCACCACTGGAGACCGATGAAGGTATGGTCTgcacagaaaaggaaaagacgGTTGAGAACTGCCTCGAAGACGATAAAGATCAAAAAGAGAAGCAGCGAAGGCGACACATGCTGAGGCCTTCAAGAGAAGAACCAGATGTGAGCAGGAATGCTATCGTAGAAGAAAAAGATTGGCAAAATGGGGCTGCTAAGGGAAGTGAGGCCAATGATTCTAATATTCATCAACTAAGCACAGACAAGGCAGATTTGCAGGCTCACATTTTTGAGAGACAACCTAGTTTTGGGGAATTTAAATACTACACTGCCCGAAATGAAGACAGCTTTGATATGGAGGACACTGAGCAGCCCCAAGAAATGATGGCATCAAATTCAGTACCTGGCTCTGCAAGGCGTCAGTCTACAATTGACAGTGAGGATGACCCAGGAGAGAAAACCCCTCTtataaaaaactgtgaaaatggtTTATCTCCAAAGACAACGCCCCCTCTCTTTCCTAACGGGCTACCAATCTGGAAAACGGAATCTTCTGTTTCTCCCACATCTTCAGCCTCACCCTCCAGCTGGCCAGGTGATTCTCCAGACTCTCCTCCTAAATCCCCACCCACAACCAACGGAGGAGAGGCCTTACCAACTTCGCCTGTCTCGAAAGTGTTGTCCTCCTCTGCCCAAGTGCTCAGCAGTACAGGCTCACCCACAACCTCCACTGTAAAAACATCTGTTGCATCTCCCTCCCATGCCCAGAATCGATCCCTACTCTCCTCACCCATTTTGTCCTTTGGAAGAGGCTCGTCGCTGTCTGGCAGCAGGTCGTCCTCCAACAATCTCCCTTCACCCGGCAACAAGTCTCCCAGCACCACAGCTAACACGCCCAGTTCTTCAAAAGCCGAGACCACCAGCATTAAGCCGTGTTCCCTGCCGCCACCTCAAGAGTTCGGCAAAGGCAATCCATTCATGCTGTTCCTGTGCCTGTCCATCCTGCTGGAACACCGAGACCACATCATTAAGAACAGCTTGGATTACAATGAGCTGGCTATGCACTTTGATCGCCTCGTGCGGCGGCACAACCTAAGCAGGGTGCTGCAGCGGGCCAAGGCCTTATTTGCAGACTACTTGCAGAGTGAAGTGTGGGACTCTGAAGAAGGGGATGAGGTTAGTTCGGACTCCCCAACGACGGCAACCGCAGCTCAGCACTCCCCTTCTTCACCCACCTCAGCCAGGCCCATTTACAGCCCTTTAGCTTCACCTCAGTCATCTTCTCCGAACTCAACCTATAATCTCGCAACCACCATTCCCTCCCCAACAGCTGAAGCGTCCCCTTCACCCACTTCTTGA